The stretch of DNA TACGAGGAAGTATTAATATCTAAAACTTTGGTCCAGGCCCCTTGAACTGGACCAAGGTTTATTCTGGCGTTTCGTTTTTTTTCTCTTCATGAGTCACTTTGATTGGGGTGACATCTAAAACATTGGCTTCACGCACCTCGCGTTCACCCGCGGAAGGTTCGTCAAACCCATGATTGCGGGTGCGATACTGATAAGTCCTAAAGCCCCCGGTGCCACCGCCAAAACCAAAAGGTCCACCAAATTGGAATCCGCCAGAACCTTGCGCCATCTTTTTGGCCAAGAAAGATTTAAATTTCCAAATCGCCAAATGACGAAGACCGGGCAAAAATAAAATCACGGCTAAAACCCGCGCAAAAAAAGACGGCACTAAAAAAAGAATCCCGGATATAAACACCGCGCCCGAACTGAGCAATTGATTCCCCGGAAGCTGCCCACCGCGCATAGAATTTTGCAGGTTGTACATCGCCAAACGGCCCACCACAGAAACGATCACGAAACCCAATAAGCATGGCAACAAATAAAGTCCGAGCGTATTTAAAAAGCCCCATTGTTTCACGGCGAAAAAGAAAATCAAAAATTCGGCAATCACCATGGGAAAAGGAATCATGACCATGGGCGGTCCTTTCTAAAACTCAAAATTCGCTACCACCGGGCAGTGATCCGAGCCTTGAACTTGGTCCAGAATATCTGCGGAGACCAGATTTTTCTCAAGCCCTTTTGAAATACAAATGTAATCAATTCTCCAACCCTTATTAGAAACGCGGGCAAATGTGCGCATATCCCACCATGAATAACGCTTCGCCTCTGAAGATTTCAAATAACGGAAGGTGTCGATAAAACCCAAATCCAAGAAATCATCAAACCACGCGCGCTCTTCAGGTAAAAAGCCGCTTTCTTTGGAAAGACGAATCGGGTCATGAACGTCAATGGCCTCATGAGCCACGTTGTAATCCCCCACCACCACAACTTGACGACCGGTCGCCAGCTTTTCTTTCAAGTGATGATTCAGATCTTTTAAAAATTTTTGCTTGAAGTTATGGCGCTCAATTCCTGAGCCCCCATTAGGAAAATAAATATTATACAAATCAAAGGGCCCATGATCCGTCATTACAATACGGCCTTCAGATTCATACTCAGGAATATCATTAAAGTGAAACTGAACATGTTTGGGCTCGTCATTGGTGAACGTGGCCACACCTGAATAACCCTTTTTAACCGCTGAAGACCAGTAAGAGTGATTCCAGCCCAACTTCTTGGCCTCCTCCTCGACCTGATCAATGTGAGCCTTGGTTTCTTGAACGCAGAAAATATCTGGTTTTTCCGACCGAACAAAATCCATCAATCCTTTTTTGTAAGTAGCGCGAATTCCATTCACGTTCCAAGAGATGATTTTCACAGTTTCTCCTTGAGTTTCGATGCCTTCCAGAGCCATTATTTAGCAGATGCAAGGAGACAGTGTCTATGCCAATGATTAATCACATCGCGCCTAACTTTACCTCTCAGGCCGTCTTTGATTCGGGAGAGGTTAAAGAAATCTCCTTAAATGATTATAAAGGCGAATGGGTTGTGTTGTTTTTCTATCCTTTGGATTTTACCTTCGTTTGCCCCACGGAATTGACGCAATTCCGCGAACACCTGCCAGAGTTTGAAAAAGCTGGCGCCGTTGTTATGGGCTGCAGCGTGGACTCTGTTCATTCGCACAAACGTTGGTTGCGCGATGATCTTGGAAACTTGGGCTACCCTCTTTTAGCGGATCTTACAAAACGCATTGCTCGCGATTACGGTGTTTTGATTGAAGACCGCGGCATCGCGACGCGCGCCACTTTCATCATCGATCCAGACCAAAAAATTCAATACATGGGAATTCACAACACTTCTGTCGGACGCGACGCTAAAGAAATCTTGCGTGTGCTGCAAGGGTGCCAAACAGGCGAATTATGCCAAGCCGGTTGGAAAAAAGGTGATATGCACATCACCCCATTAAAGTAATGACACCCAAAGCCGCGTTTATTCAGCAGTTAAAGACTTCTTTTCCAGGCTTGGAATCGCGGCCCATGGAAGATCTTGTTTCGGATAATTTGATTTCCCATTTTGCCGTGGATTTACCGGCAAAAGTGGTAGAACAAGCACAACGCTCTATCGAGTTGATATTTGCATTGCGCGAAAAACCTTCCTACATCGCACACTATCAAGATCAGCTCAACGCTCGCGGCATTAAAGATCCTGGAAATAAATCGATCATGATGAGCTATGATTTTCACGTCGATGAAAATCAGAATTTAAAACTGATCGAAATCAATACCAATGCGGCTTTCTTGGTTTTAGGGCATCAGATGTATGCTTCAAAAAATCATCCTTTGCCGGTCCCGGATTTTAGCTTAGCTGAAATTGGCGCCAGCATTCGTGAAGAAATGAAGCTGCAAGGAAAAACCGTGCGCGACGACCTCAAGATCGCGATCATCGATGAAAATCCTTCAGAGCAACGTTTGTATATCGAGTTCCTTGTGTATCAAGAGCTGTTCAAATCTTTCGGTTGGAATTGTCATATCGAAGATTTTCGTGAGGTTTTTGAAAATTTTGATCCTGAATTTATCTACAACCGCCACACAGATTTCTTCTTGGACGAAGAGCGCGACAAGCTTTTACGCGAAAAATTCTTAAATCGCGATGTGTGTTTTTCGCCGAACCCGTTTGAATATTTCTTACTCGCGGACAAGCAACGGATGATCGACTGGGGTCAGCCCGGGTTTTTAGAATCTCACGGTTTGCAAGGGGAGGATTTAGCTTTGCTGCGCCAAACAGTGCCGCTAGCTTACGATATTTGTCCGGACAAGGGCCCCGAGATTTGGGCCAACCGCAAAAAACTTTTTTTTAAACCCAAGAACGCCTTTGGCTCTAAGCAGTCTTATCGCGGGGCTTCGATCAGTCGTCGCACCTTTGAAGAGATGATGGGCCAAGACATGATTGCCCAAGAATACGTCCCAGCGCCAGAAATCACTTACACGACGCCAGAAGGCCCGCAGGCCTTTAAGTATGATTTGCGCTGCTATGCTTACCAAGGACGCTTACAGCTGATTATTGCGCGTCTTTACCAGGGTCAGGTCACAAACCTACGAACGCCTTATGGCGGCTTTGCCACCGTTTTAGTTAAATAGCTAAAAACTAGTTATGAGCTTTGGCGTTGCCAATAGAATCATAGCGGATCGAAAGATACTGGGTGATCTCGCCTTCTTTTTTGGTCACTAAAAGTTCAAATTCATCATGAGAGCGCTGATAAACCTTATAAGTCGCTCCTGACGCCTTCAAAAGGTTTTCAAGATTAGGCTCTGCCCCGAAAGAAGAGCTCTTCAAATTCCAAAAAGAAACTTTGTTTCCTTCGGTCATGATTTGAAACTGCCACAGACTTTGACCGACTTTAGGCTTCTGATTGTTATCGATCAACGTGGGCGCCACTAAAGAAAAGCGCTCCCCCATCGGGGTCGGCTTCCCACACACCACTTGGGCATTCTTCTTTACGAAAGACTGATAACCATGAAGCTTCACGGCGTCTTCACCGCGTTTGCCTTCAACGTAGTACTCAACATCTCGGGCCACTAATAAAGTCTGTGGCAAGTGCGTGAGCGAACTTGAAAAATCCGTGCGCACTTCAGATAAAAACTCGGGCCGACTTGAACATTCGGGCGCTTCTTTGAAATTGGGACGTAGAAGTTTTCCCGGAGCTTCACTTTTGAAAGCAAAAGATGTCGTCGCAAGAAGTGTCATCAAGAGTGAGCCGAATGTTGTCATGAAATATCCCTTTCTAGATCAGACCAAGTACCAGTCTAGTATTCGGCATAACTTTTTTAGGGCTTAATATTAAAGTGTAGGACCAGTCCGCCCGATATGAAGACTGTCTCATTTTTCTACAAGGAGTGTGGATCAACATGACGATGAAACATAGCGGCGCTCGAAAGCTCAGAGAACTGGCAAACTTCTATTCATCTTTTGATCAACTTAATGGCGTACATCCTTGGATGGATGCGGTCAAAGAAGGCTACGTCTCCTACAGGGTCCGAGCCCTTGAAACAGGCAAAGTCGCCTATTTCAATTTCATCTTGGCTAAAGAAATGGGACTGATCCCCGCAGATCATCCTCATCAAATGACTGAGGAATTAGAAAAAAAATTAATCGAAACTTTTTCTATCCAAATCATCAATGAATACGACGAGATTTCTCAACGTCGCATTGATCCCAAAACAATTCGTCCTCATCGCTATATGGCGACTCGCTATCTGCAACTGCAACACGCTAATAAACAAGGTAAGACTTCCGGCGATGGCCGCGGTATTTGGAATGGAACCGCTTATTATCGCGGAACAACCTGGGATGTTTCCAGTCGTGGCACAGGCGTAACTTGTCTTGCCCCGGGTGCCGTGGCTGCGGCCCGTCCCCTAAAAACCGGAGGCACAGAATTCGGTTATGGATGTGGCCTAGCAGAAATTGACGAGCTTTTCGGCGCTTCAATCTTAGCCGAGATCATGCACTTGCAAGGCATCAACACCGAACGAGTTCTTTGTATTATTGATTTGGGAAAAGGTTACGGCATCGGCGTTCGCGCCGCTAAAAACCTGATTCGCCCGGCGCATTTATTTTTATATTTAAAGCAAGAACGTTATGATCTGTTAAAAGGGGCCACCGACTATCTTATTGATCGCCAGGTCGATAACAGAGTCTGGGATATCACGACCAAGACAACAGCTCGTTACGATGAAATGCTTCATTATATCAGCGATTCGTTTGCAGATTTCACTGCAAAATTGGATATCGATTATATCTTTGCCTGGTTAGACTGGGATGGAGATAACGTTTTAGCGGACGCGGGTATTATTGATTACGGCAGCGTTCGTCAATTCGGCATTCGTCATGATAAATATCGTTATGATGACGTCGAAAGATTTTCTACCAATTTAAATGAACAGCGCGCGAAAGCCCGCTTGATCGTGCAAGTTTTTGCGCAAATGGTGGATTACCTTAAAACTAAAAAGAAAAAATCATTGCGCTCCTTTGCCCAACATCCGGCGGTGATCGCTTTCGACAAAAAGTTCACGCAAAAACGCTCTGAACGCTTGCTTTACCGTATGGGCTTTAACGAAGCCCAACGCGAGAATATTTTGGCAAGCGGTGATCTTTTCCATAAATTCGATAAAGAGTTTTCTTTCTTTGAACGCGCAAAAATCAGCGGATCAGTTGAAAAAGTCGCCGATGGTGTGAATCACGCCGCCCTTTATAATATGCGCAATATTATGAAAGACCTACCACGCTTTTTAGCGACGGGCACGGCGGCTTTTGAAGATCGCAAAATGGAAGAAAGTGTTTTCTTTAAAACCATTCTCTCTGGTTTTGCGAAAGCTCGTGACGCGCGCATGGGTGAAAAACAACGTCGTCACATTGAAAACTTCCAAAACCTTTACAAACAAATGGTCAAAGCCGCTGCCGGAAAGCAAAAGCCCGACACTATCATTAAAGGCCTTGCAGAAAGATCGGAAAAACTCAATACCACCAAACGTATCACCGGCAATGCCTTGATTGAAATGGTGGATGAGCTGATTTCGGCTAAGAAAAAAGGTCTCCCCATGGAGCAAATCCAAAAAATCATCGATCGCTTGGTCTTTGATAATGCGGGAATGCCCGAAGCCCTTACCAGTCGTTATTATCGCGAGATCAACAGCACTCCCGCAGTGAAGATGGATCTGTACGCGAAGCTGTTAAGCCTGGTGGAAGAAAATAAAGAGTCTATCTAAAACGAAAAAAGGAGGCCAAAGCCTCCTTTTTTATTTCTACTGAGCCCGCCCTTAGCTAAGCCCTTTAAGTTGCTCACGCACCCACTTCCGGATGATCGGGTACTCTTCTTCTTCTAGCGTGTGCTCTTTTTCCATTTCAACCCAAGATACTTTAAGGCCTGCGTCTTTTAACTTTTCAACGCCGTACTTGGTTTCTTCTAATGGCAAAACATCATCTTGATGGCCATGAGTGAACATCCACGGCGTTTTCATCGCCTCTTGAGACAGATTGGTGCGCCAGCGTGGATAGAAATTAAAATATCCACTGATACCCACCACACCCGCTAGTTTTTTTGGATAATTTAAACCCACATCCGCACTGATCAGGCAGCCTTGGGAAAAACCGAAAAAGAAAATCTTTTTAGAATCCCAACCTTGATTTTCAAGATCATTTAAAAGATCAAACAGCTTTTCGCGAATTTTAAGCACGCCATTGCCTTGATAGGGAGGTTCCCCATACCAAGTATAACCATCCATAAATTTACGTGGAGCATTCAGTAAAAGATAATTCATCTCGGGAATGTTCAGCTCTTCGTTAAACGAAGAAAACGGCTTAATGCTGTCCCCGCGACCATGCAAAACAATCATCAGATTGTCTGACTTTTTCTTAGCGGGGATGAACTTATGCTTAAATAAGGACGTCGTGATCATAAACCTGCTCTTGCCACATTATTCGTACAAAATAAAATTTCTCTTGCGCGTGAAAGCTGGGCGTCGTCCACTGGCACCCCGTCTTCAATCTGTAAACACTTTGATTCTTCATACATCTTAGCCACGTTTTGAACTTTACGTTCCGGGGCTTTTAATGGATTCACAAACTGATCTGACTCGCGAACCACATCGATGCGATCAAAGTTAACCGCCACGTCAGGCTCTAAACCCTTCATTTGTGGTGATCTTCCTGATGGCAGGTAATAGAAACCTTTGGTTTCAAAAAGGGCGATATTTTTATTCTGTGACCAGTATTCGCCCTCTTGGAAAGAACCTTTGCCAAAAGTTCTTTCACCCACAAGGACACCCCGACCGAAATCTCTTAAAGATCCCGCCACGATTTCCGCCGCACTGGCTGAAGAAGCGTTCACCAAAACCGCTAAAGGCAAATCGGTGACTTTTTCTTCACCACCGTAATAGGCCTCCGCTTTTTTGCCGGACTCTAGGTAACGGATTTCAAAGATCCGTTTTTCAGCACCAACAAAAAGACTTGTCACGCAAGCCGCTTCTTCCATTTGGCCACCAGGATTGTCACGCAAATCCAATAACAATCCACGGACGCCGGCTCTTTGTGCAATACCCAAAGATTCTTTCACTTTCAGGCAGGCGCCTTTTGCAAATTTATTTACGCCAATCACCGCAATAGGTTTAATCCCATCAATGATGCGAGTTGAAACTGTCGCCACGGTGATTTCACGTCGCAATAAACGAAACTTCTTTTCTGTGTCCCCACGACGAATAAAGATCGTCGTGCGATCCCCGATCTCCCCGCGCAAAAGTTCATACACGCGCGCTTGGGTCATATCTTTGACCGACTCGCCATTGATCGAAATCAAAACATCACCTTTAAGCACACCCGAACGCTTCGCCGGACTGCCCTCGATCACTTTGCGTACAACATGCTCGTCACCAGACAAAGCTAAGCTCATACCCAGGGATGTCGAACGATTGTCCGCCTTCGATACCACCTCTTTGAATTGCGATACCGGCATGAAATAGGTGTGCGGATCACGGAAAACAGAAATAAATCCGTTCAAACCCAGGCCCACCATCATCGCTTTTTGTTCAGGCGAAAAATAGTTGGCTTCTAGTTCTTTCCACGAACTTTCAAAGGAAATGCTTTGCGCTTTGTTTAGGTCTCCGCGGAAAAGCTTTTTCCACGGCTCGAGTTGCGCTTTTTCAGAATTTTTTGATTTTGAAAGGGATTGGCTTAAAGGAACAAGCTTGCCTTCGGCATTTAAGCCCAGATCAAAGCGACCTGCCACGTTGGTAATTGCATTCACGCAGGCTAAGAAATAGCGCTCGGAAGTCGCACAAACTTGACCATCAATCAGGTCCATCAAAGACGATGAACTTAGGCCCGTTTCGGCCCAATACTCCTCCACGGTTTTAAGTCTGGATTTCTCCTCCTCAACCCGCCAAGCTGTTAGAACCACCCCCAGGGTCAGCACTAACAATGAGATTCTGAAAAATCGCGGTGAAGTAATAAGCACTCATCGCCTCCCAATCGGACTGTGCTAAAGCAACGCCTATGCCGCCCCAGATCGAACTGGTTTCAGCTAGGGCCTTGTTTTAAGTATTTTTTTCTGGATTGCCAAGCCCCTTGTCGCAGTCAGCCGACCGAAAAACAGGTCGTTTCCTTGTGCCAAAACCGGGTCTATAATAGGGTGTTTTTCTTTAGGAGAATCCGATGATTATAGTTACAGGCGCCAATGGCTTTATCGGCAGTGTGATGGTGTGGGAATTAAACCAAAAAGGACTTACTGACATCGTCGCTGTGGACTCTGTGGGCCTTCATGAACGCAACCTTCTTAAAAAGCGCCAGATCACTAAGTTTTTAGGCAAAGATGAACTTTGGTCTTTTCTGGACACCCCGGAAGCACAGCTCAAAGTTACTTGGATCATCCATATGGGGGCCTGTTCTTCCACCACCGAAACCAATAAAGAGTTTCTTTGGGAAAATAACACTTACTACACCCAACGTATTTTTGAATGGTGCGCGAAGTTTAAAAAATCGATGATCTATGCTTCCAGTGCCGCCACTTACGGAGCGGGCGAGCTAGGCTTTGACGACACCACCGATTCAGAAAAATTGCGTCCACTCAATCTTTACGGCGAATCCAAAGTTCTTTTCGATCGCTGGGCCGTCAAACAAACCACCACGCCTCCGCATTGGTACGGTTTAAAATTTTTCAATGTCTTTGGTCCCAATGAGTACCACAAAGAGTCTATGTCGAGCGTTGCCTTCAAAGCCTACAACCAAATCAAAGACAATGGCGCTTTGGGATTATTTAAATCCGCAAATCCAGAATACAAAGACGGCGAATTTATGCGCGATTTCGTTTATGTCAAAGACGTCACCGGTTGGATGATGGAATTGATGGAAAAAAAACCCGCCAACGGAATTTACAATATGGGGTTTGGTAAACCTCGCTCTTGGTTGGATTTAGCCAGTGCTGTTTTCACAGCGATGAAAAAAGACATGAAGATCAACTGGCTTGAAATGCCTGAAAATATCCGCGGTCAATATCAATACTTCACCGAGGCAAAAACGGATAAATGGAAAGCCGCAGGCATGAGTCCTTCAAAATGGCCTTTGGAAAAAGCCGTCGCGGATTACG from Bdellovibrio bacteriovorus encodes:
- a CDS encoding FxsA family protein produces the protein MVMIPFPMVIAEFLIFFFAVKQWGFLNTLGLYLLPCLLGFVIVSVVGRLAMYNLQNSMRGGQLPGNQLLSSGAVFISGILFLVPSFFARVLAVILFLPGLRHLAIWKFKSFLAKKMAQGSGGFQFGGPFGFGGGTGGFRTYQYRTRNHGFDEPSAGEREVREANVLDVTPIKVTHEEKKNETPE
- a CDS encoding peroxiredoxin, with the translated sequence MPMINHIAPNFTSQAVFDSGEVKEISLNDYKGEWVVLFFYPLDFTFVCPTELTQFREHLPEFEKAGAVVMGCSVDSVHSHKRWLRDDLGNLGYPLLADLTKRIARDYGVLIEDRGIATRATFIIDPDQKIQYMGIHNTSVGRDAKEILRVLQGCQTGELCQAGWKKGDMHITPLK
- a CDS encoding alpha/beta hydrolase; the protein is MITTSLFKHKFIPAKKKSDNLMIVLHGRGDSIKPFSSFNEELNIPEMNYLLLNAPRKFMDGYTWYGEPPYQGNGVLKIREKLFDLLNDLENQGWDSKKIFFFGFSQGCLISADVGLNYPKKLAGVVGISGYFNFYPRWRTNLSQEAMKTPWMFTHGHQDDVLPLEETKYGVEKLKDAGLKVSWVEMEKEHTLEEEEYPIIRKWVREQLKGLS
- a CDS encoding S41 family peptidase, whose protein sequence is MLITSPRFFRISLLVLTLGVVLTAWRVEEEKSRLKTVEEYWAETGLSSSSLMDLIDGQVCATSERYFLACVNAITNVAGRFDLGLNAEGKLVPLSQSLSKSKNSEKAQLEPWKKLFRGDLNKAQSISFESSWKELEANYFSPEQKAMMVGLGLNGFISVFRDPHTYFMPVSQFKEVVSKADNRSTSLGMSLALSGDEHVVRKVIEGSPAKRSGVLKGDVLISINGESVKDMTQARVYELLRGEIGDRTTIFIRRGDTEKKFRLLRREITVATVSTRIIDGIKPIAVIGVNKFAKGACLKVKESLGIAQRAGVRGLLLDLRDNPGGQMEEAACVTSLFVGAEKRIFEIRYLESGKKAEAYYGGEEKVTDLPLAVLVNASSASAAEIVAGSLRDFGRGVLVGERTFGKGSFQEGEYWSQNKNIALFETKGFYYLPSGRSPQMKGLEPDVAVNFDRIDVVRESDQFVNPLKAPERKVQNVAKMYEESKCLQIEDGVPVDDAQLSRAREILFCTNNVARAGL
- a CDS encoding exodeoxyribonuclease III, whose amino-acid sequence is MKIISWNVNGIRATYKKGLMDFVRSEKPDIFCVQETKAHIDQVEEEAKKLGWNHSYWSSAVKKGYSGVATFTNDEPKHVQFHFNDIPEYESEGRIVMTDHGPFDLYNIYFPNGGSGIERHNFKQKFLKDLNHHLKEKLATGRQVVVVGDYNVAHEAIDVHDPIRLSKESGFLPEERAWFDDFLDLGFIDTFRYLKSSEAKRYSWWDMRTFARVSNKGWRIDYICISKGLEKNLVSADILDQVQGSDHCPVVANFEF
- the rfaD gene encoding ADP-glyceromanno-heptose 6-epimerase, with amino-acid sequence MIIVTGANGFIGSVMVWELNQKGLTDIVAVDSVGLHERNLLKKRQITKFLGKDELWSFLDTPEAQLKVTWIIHMGACSSTTETNKEFLWENNTYYTQRIFEWCAKFKKSMIYASSAATYGAGELGFDDTTDSEKLRPLNLYGESKVLFDRWAVKQTTTPPHWYGLKFFNVFGPNEYHKESMSSVAFKAYNQIKDNGALGLFKSANPEYKDGEFMRDFVYVKDVTGWMMELMEKKPANGIYNMGFGKPRSWLDLASAVFTAMKKDMKINWLEMPENIRGQYQYFTEAKTDKWKAAGMSPSKWPLEKAVADYVQNYLSKDDPSL